The Gossypium hirsutum isolate 1008001.06 chromosome D07, Gossypium_hirsutum_v2.1, whole genome shotgun sequence genome includes the window TAAAAGTTGGATACATAACAAGACTATTtcaattattagcatcagagtattGGACCATACTCCGACTGCTACCTTTGATGATATTAGTAGAATGACCTATTTCACCTAACTTAAGTTTCTATATCATTCCAAATCAAAGTTAAAAATACTTTTACAGTCCTTATACGAGTCTACGGGACcctaaaaataatctaaaaatagaCAGGGgttaatttgaaacaattctggaagtttagggaaaatttcaaaaatacctaaaaataggggtcacacggctgcatggccaggccgtgtggaacaCCCTAGACCGTTTGACTTTTGAagttgggacacacggccgtatcccAGCCCGTGTGTCTCACTGACTtatatcacacggtcgtgtcacaggccatgtgtcAACCCATGTGTGTAACAGGCCGTGTCTCAGGCTATGTGTacctaaatgtaccttaaaactcaagtttaccaaattGTGTTTACTTAGACACTAAACAACCAATTCaccaatcatttaacctattcaaaactcaattaaacatgctcaaaacaagctaaaacaaccatcctaagtgcctaaccaatgtagcctcattggtaccacattttatatcttcAAACATATTAACAAAGCATCATCCATTCAAAACCTTCATTCATACCAAATTTTCCATAATTGGACTAACATTTAGCTACTTAGGTTACCAAACCTCAAGTTAAACACATACTAAACTTTAAGCTAAGCTATCATACCAAACATAAcctcaaccacaaccatataTACAAATAACCATCATTTCACTTGAAAACCAAAATATTATTACATATCAACAACATTGATCAAAAGacctcctaggtacatgccattacaaaaataaacatcaccacacttgagtACGGAATCGTtgcttattattcaatttagtctctaaactgagactaattttaatctccacatttaactttatatttttatactaatttcacccTAAGCTACATTTAGCTCCCTATTTTCAATTCTAccctttaattttaaattatttgtaatttagtccctattactcaaaattaacaattaatttcacaatttagtcattttccacttctaacttaaaaatctatcaatttaacccctagtaattaaactattcaacaatgacaacatctaaaatattaaacaatactaaaaattataacataagTCGGGTAGTTCTAagtatcgggattccaaaaacgtaaaaattacaaaaaaaatgactaaattgcactaactaAATTTGGATTTGATGTCCAAACCCTCCTAAGACGTGAGTTACTTCTTTTCTTCTCCCTGTTGTTTCGAATGCATGTAAAAGAGAATGAAATTCTCTTTCACTCCACTATCAattatgttttcgtttattttattttaaaatttattattataatttacacatattaaattaacataatatatattatatatatacatatcataaatgTTTCATTATGACAGTCCATTAAAAGGAAACAAgggtatatttacttatttagtccctttaattaatttcaatatataattcaactttcaacGCCTACGCGATTTAATCCCTATACATTAATAGCTCTTTATTCATGAAAATTACTTGTCCAAAATTTAACTCGCCTCTAATatgactctgtaaatatttaataaaaatatttacgggttcGATTTGTAGAAACGGAGTCCCAAAAATACACTTTCCAACACCCCTGACTATTAGGttgttacaaaaatattttactaaaattacaatttagtccttaaactttgctttaaaaattaaatgagctTTACTTATCAGTTCTAGAATTTTCTTTCAATTATAATCcttattaaattgttttataccgtacatattatttaattattgaattacgAATGTTACTAATGTCATATGTTAAATAAGAAATGAATATTAGACTTGTTGGTTTCCATGTATCTAAGCCATCTTATTAGAGTTTATTAAGGGTGAAATGAATTGAAATATTAATATTGAGATTTGACTAGGGATGTTAATTGGGTGGGGCAGGTGTGGGGGGTGCTACCCCTGTACCCATCTTCGCAAAAAATTTTCATCCCCATCCTCACCTCACGACCCACTGCAAGTACAAAACTCAAAACCATCCCTACCCCACCACCCACGTAGGTCCCCAGACCCACCTAATCCTTGCTATACCCACCCTGTAACCCACTTcacataatatatttataagtatCAGTCAAATAAATATAAACAGATAGTAGTAAAGTAGGAGATAAATGAGATAATGAAGTAAGAGCTTTAAGTTTGCAAGTTGTGGCATAGAGCAATGGTGAgtaattttagggttttcatgtgaAATAGAGAAAGTGAGATGTGTTAAAATTGGGTGAGAAACTATGGAGtgctctccttttttttttttgcaactcTGGTGGTTTATCTATAAATTATCTGGCAACTTTTATCTACAAATATGTTGTGCATTCACAACCATCTAGCAGTGTATTAACCTGTAACACTGGTGGTTCACCCACCCACATTCTGGCAGCTCTTATCTACAAATATGTTGTACATTCATAACCATCTGGCAACGTATTAACCTGCAACTTTTGTGATTTATCCACAACCAGATGTGTATGATGGACGAATTTTGGAGAACTCTTACTAGGGTGTGTAGTGGTGGGGTAGGATCTTTTATGTTAAACTGAAATTGTATTGCTTTCATAAACATGTGTATACAATTCTGAGATTTCTGAGatgatacatatacatatacattattgagttgatctgATATACCGATATTCTAAAATTGCTATGGTGGATTATTCTATGTGATGTAATTTATGTTAATCGATTACACTGATTTGtttgtgatggaactcacactgagcttcatagctcactcccctTTTGTTTCCATCTTTACAGATAACTCACCAGGTTAAGATGTAAACACGAAATTCGAAGGATCTTGTCTcagttttaatttattaaaatgttttagatttattattcgatatttttacattttagagaCTATACATGGGACTTAGGATTTGGGTCCTGCATGACTTTTAATTTGaccttaaatattgaaatatgaatcctaattatttttgcatgaaatataatttttatttaaatcaatttaattatcaCTTTTTCGCtgctaaattataattaaaatttggagtaataaataaattagtaattaactaagttttcaaaaGTAAGTCTTCGTTACCTAAGTTGGTAAATTTAAATCGGTTTTTGACAACTTGAAAGTTTTCCGAAAATAGACCAAGTTTTCatctaaaataaaacaaatgttttaatatgatcgttttaaaaaaaataatctgATAGCTTATcgagccatttcggtggctaatgtagtctTCCGAATTTGAGTATAATGTTTAGGTCGGGTTCGGAGGTTGCATACACTCCGCTTATACAAgacatttacaatttttcaataatttatttaattaaataattattatttttaattaaaattttattgatttaagtaattatttacttttttatataaattaatttatctaattgaCCTTAAGttagtaataatattattaatatattaaatgtataaatcaaattgagtagaatcattttaaataaataatttaaaattatttttaatggattgaatttgaatattaaatgaaattctaaataaacctaaaaagaattattttatttaaaaacgtaAACAAGTtatatatagattaaaaatatgacttttataataatattatattttggtcctaattaaaactaaaattattctaatttataaaaataattatttttaaaataaaataacttatttttcaaGTGAATAATGGACAAATATTAAATCGGCCTACAAGTAAATACATGGATTAATTCcattaaacatataatttataattaataaatgttaGATGTAGTGGTAAAGCACACTGTACTTTTGAAATTTAGGGCCTATTTGGATGTGCGGTATGTTTATCTGTAGTTAGTGTAAAAATGGCGGTAGTGGTGAGATTAAATACTAtaacgatactgtagcgtgagacaaaaaaaaGCTAAACATACTGCATTGAAGGCAAACGTCCATTCAAAGGTACCCTTAGTGTTCTtcttttaatttcaagaatttaacTCCACAAGgaccaattaaaaattaaaattcaattggtAATACTTTTATTAGACTTTATTGGATTTGAATATATGACGTTTTAATATTCAaaagtttgatttaaaaattaaagttcaaattGATAACTCTTATTTATAGAAGCCAATTAATAGTGTTacaattgtattttaatttttaaatcaaacaaaataaaaagattaaattccaaaaaaattaaaaaaagtaaaaggactGATGGATAATTAAACCTTTCTTTTCTTCCCTTCTTTTCCATCCAccaaaacagaaaaaagaaaaagtcaatGTGTCGAAAATTAGAAGCAAAACTTCTGCAGTATCCTATGTATTTTTGtctttatatataataacatggaagaagaaaaaggaaccAACTTGCTAGTAGCCTATTTATGTATTTGAAAAAAACAACAGCCGTTAGATCTGGCAATTTAGATATAAATATAAtaagattaaataattttttaatgataataattaaataaaagggtaaactgTAAAAATAGCCATTTTTATTTGCTTCAGATTACAATTTTAATCACTTATTTATCGTTttattacgaagtggtcactttaCTTTTAAGCTCTGTTACCTCCTTAACAACAGTCGTACGTGACAAtccaaataggttttaaatgtcaacttggatgCTAGTGACAGTccgaattaaatttatttaattaaaaatatatttttatatcaataaCTGGACATAcgagttggcatttaaaacttaTTTGAATTACCACATAGGACTATTGTTAGGGAGGCAACGAAGTTAATGATAAAGTGAtcatttcgtaacaaaacgataatgtgcgtgattaaaatataatctgagacaaaaaaagtgactatttttatagtttaccctaattcttaaaaaatttatttctttgacTATTTTCATAGACTATTGAAATTCAACCTTTCTAGAACATTACATTGGGTTCAAACTTAACACGCATTCAATTATTTGTGCACATTTATTTTTtctgattaaataaataattttgtttggTTCATCATGAAAAAGATATTTGTTTTTTGGGTTGTAGCTTGGAAAGAAAGACATTCATATTTGGATTACTTTGCTATAAATTCAAACTATCTGACGCCAAAATATATTATCTGATCCTTCTCCACCTTGTCTTTCTCACAGTTTTTCTTGATTTTTGCCTTTCCCAGACTTAAAAGCTTCGgtttttattttcactttgaaaaacgaaaatggaTAAGATTAAGAGTATGATGCGCGCTGTTCAGTACAGTAAATATGGCGGAGGAGTCGCCGATCTCAAGGTAATATACTTGCTTCTTTTGATTATGTTTATTTCTTGAGTTTAAAAGTttgattaaaagtttaaaatggaggtttaattaaaatttgtgatttagtccttaatcttATAGAGTTTTATGGATATAAGGCTGGGTGAAGGGGGGGGGGTTAATTAGCTAATTAAATTAGGATCGTTGATTTAATTTTGAGGTACCGACACCATCCGTAAAATCTTGAGATGTGCTGATTTTTCTACACGTGTCTACCTTGATGGCTCATCGTCACCTCCATCGGTGCTGCTCTTCTCATACTGCCGATTAAGACTTCGGATCTATAcacttcttaattcttgaaatttctcAAGTTTTTTCTTTTAGGTTTTTTTCATGCTTTCTTTAGGATTTTTATTACAAGTGAAATTAAGATGCCTAGAATAGATGTTGTCTAAGAATCGAATCAGCGAAATGAAATATCGAAAATTTTGgttgtttattaaaatattaagttggTTTTGAGGTTTGAGTCCAAAGCCGAATTGATTCTTTCACTAACATGGgaaaacttaaataattttgagatcaaattgtaattttattaaacTCATGAAATGGATTCCATTAGCACGGGAATTCCAGTAAGAGTACGAGACTGAGAGATTGACGGCAAAgtcaacttctttttttttttttgcatatatgCATTTCCAgcatttctttactttgatgaacttgaaaaaaaaattgctaaTGACCTGATTTTATAACGAGTGTGAATTTTGTGGGTGTTGCAGCATGTTGAAGTTCCGGTTCCCAGTCCAAAAAAGGATGAAGTTTTGATCAAAGTAGAGACAGCTAGTATTAACCCAATCGACTGGAAACTACAGGATGGGGTAGCTCGGCCATTTTTACCTCGGAAATTCCCCCACATTCCTGGTACTTTACTTTTCTCTGGATGGTTCAACTCTATGGGTTAATCCGAAGCATCAAAACTTTTCTTTCTGTGATTGCTTGTTTATCAATCATTTGCTAAACAACTTTTGGTGGAGCAGGTACCGATGTAGCAGGAGAAGTCGTACAAGTTGGATCAGAAGTCCAGAGTTTCAAAGTTGGGGAGAACGTTGTTGCCGTACTTGGTGTAAGTACTCATTCTTATTCTGAAGTTTGTTGCATACTTGCATGAGAGAAACATATGTATGTTTGATACATTGGACAGTTTGTTGCTTCAAGCTATACAACACTCAGGCCATAGATTCTTTTTCACCTTATTATTCATTTCCTTGTTTTATGTGTTATCTAGCATCATTTGTGTCCTGGTTCTTGCCAATATCttattatttgaatatattttgcAATTACAGAATGGAGGTGCACTAGCTGAATATGCTGTGGCTAATGAAGGTTCCACAGTTTCAAGGCCTCCAGAGGTATCAGCCCGTGAAGCTGCAGCTTTGCCAATTGCTGGCCTCGCAGCTCACCAGTCACTCACCCAGCTTGCTGGGATCAAACTCGATGGAACCGGCCCAGAAGTGAATGTATTGGTTACCGCTGCTTCAGGTGGTGTAGGTCAATATGCCGTTCAACTCCTAAAGCTCGCTAATGCACACATTACAGCCACTTGTGGGGCTCGTAACATAGATTTAGTCAGGAGCCTGGGGGCTGATGAGGTTCTTGACTACAAAACTCCTGATGGGGTGGCTCTCAAGAGCCCTTCTGGTCGAAAATACGATGTAATCATCCACTGTGCACACAACATTCCTTGGTCTACCTTTGAGGCTAACTTGACTTCAAAAGGGAAGGTAGTAGATACCACTCCTGGTTTCGGCACTTTGATGAGTGTTGCTTTCAAAAAGATAACATTCGCAAAGAGGCAACTCATACCATTGTTTACCTCACCTAAGAAAGAGAACCTTGAATTTCTTGTTAAGTTGGTGAAAGAAGGAAAGCTTAAGCCAGTAATTGATTCAGTACATCCTCTAAGTAAGGCTGAAGAGGCTTGGGCGAAAAGCATTGACGGCCATGCCACTGGCAAGATTCTTGTGGAGCCATAGGTTATGAAGGTTACCTGATAAATTGCACTAGTTTTTCAGTTTCTCATTGAGTGGTGTAGCTCACCGTTTCTAAGTTCACAAAGTACTCAGTATCTTGAACAATTCCATGTTGGTGTGTGAGTTTCCTAATCTTTCTTGTATTTTGCTGGTGGTATAAACAATGTTGTGTGATATCTAATGTTACTGAGCACTGCGTTTTCTtgtgaaatttagaaatttttgttttgttttgtttaatgtaATTCAAATTGCAGATGATTATACAGAAGAACAGAACTTTCCTTGTTTTTGAACCCTTTCGTTTTCTGTTTAATGCTTAATAAGTATACAAAAATACTGCAAATTAGCTTGTGTACATTGATGGGTTATGTAGAGAAGGTCGTTTTTAGCTTTTCTTCCGAGATATTTGGATTTAAGAAATCATTGGGGGTTAATTTTGATGCTCACAGTTTCACTGCCATAATTACAAAATCTAAACTtcattttatcataaattttaaaaataatagtaatatattaatataataataattttgggaaaaaaatttgtGGGAGTCTCGTGATGAatagtaataaaaagaaaaaaaattgattatggtgagtgttagaattaagtgatccaaatccttatttaaataaaatactgtggtaaaataaaataaaagtagaatcCCTAtaaaattatacttcttttattttatattagaataaagttttttaaaccttattaaactccatctatttgatattatttgaataaagAGTTTCACTCCTAtagaataaggtttacaagcctataaataggcataatttactcctcttgtaattaatacgaattcaacatagtgaattttcttctcctctgcccgtggttttttcccgaaagggtttccacgtaaaatttgtgtgctcattatttttttatttctatttttctttgcgatatattgtcattaccgacattatatttttcacaaattggtatccgagcttccgagttgttcatctcaatcacggtaatgacgtctttgaagtacgaaatttcgctgttggatcgcaataccagatttgcgttgtggcagataaagatgcaggcagttcttaaacagatggacttagaggaagccctaTTAGGGGTAGATAAAatgccttcaacattgacggaggaagagaagaagcgcaaggatcaaaaggcgttaacacagttacatctgcatttgtctaacgaaattttgcaagatgtgatgaaggagaagaccgccgctggattatggaagaggttggaacaaatatgtatgtcgaaaactctaactagcaagctgcatatgaagcagcgtctttatgctcatcgtttggaggaatgtgcatctgtgcacgaacacttaacagtgtttaaagaaattctctcaaacttggaggccatggaggttcagtatgataaggaagatctagggttgattctactttgttcatttctcccgtcttattcaacctttagagatacgattttatatagctgcaagtctctcacagttgatgaggtttatgattctttaacctcgtatgataagatgaagcatcttgtggttaaaactaactctcagggagagggtcttattgtttgtgggagacaagatcggaatgttgATGATGATTGTGGAAGGACACATGAACGGaatcctcgcagtaaatctaagggtagatcaaagtctttaaacagaggtaaaacttgtaacttctgcaagaagaaaggacaCATTAAATTTGAGCGTtataagctacagaataagatcaaaagggaggctgcgaatcaaaatggaaaacaagTAGAAAATTTCGGTAAAGCTGATGTTgcagaagactacagcgatggtgaacttctagtcgcttttgTCAATAATTCTAAAgcgagcgaggagtggatccttaattcaggttgcaccttccacatgagtcccattCTAGactggtttacaacttacgaaacagtgtctgaaggtatttttttgatgggaaataatgctttatGTAGAATTGAAGGTGTTGGAATtagagttaagatgtttgatggagtcgtcagaacacttagtgacgtacgacatgttccagaattaaagagaaatttaatttcgttgagtactcttgattcaaaagggtataaatacacagctgaaagtggagttttgaatatttccaaaggttccctcattgtgatgaaagggcagagaaagactgccaagttatatgttttgcagggttctactattattggtgatgcagctgtctcatcctcttccttgtcagataatgatattactaaactttggcatatgcgcctagggcatatagtgagaatggcatggcagaattgagcaaaagaggacttcttgatcgaactgaagttctgtgagcactgcatttttgggaagcaaaagagagttcgattcaccagaggaatccataacatgaagggaatgttggagtatattcattc containing:
- the LOC107954963 gene encoding chloroplast envelope quinone oxidoreductase homolog encodes the protein MDKIKSMMRAVQYSKYGGGVADLKHVEVPVPSPKKDEVLIKVETASINPIDWKLQDGVARPFLPRKFPHIPGTDVAGEVVQVGSEVQSFKVGENVVAVLGNGGALAEYAVANEGSTVSRPPEVSAREAAALPIAGLAAHQSLTQLAGIKLDGTGPEVNVLVTAASGGVGQYAVQLLKLANAHITATCGARNIDLVRSLGADEVLDYKTPDGVALKSPSGRKYDVIIHCAHNIPWSTFEANLTSKGKVVDTTPGFGTLMSVAFKKITFAKRQLIPLFTSPKKENLEFLVKLVKEGKLKPVIDSVHPLSKAEEAWAKSIDGHATGKILVEP